The Euleptes europaea isolate rEulEur1 chromosome 7, rEulEur1.hap1, whole genome shotgun sequence genomic sequence TTTGGTATATTCCTTAGTCATTGGTCTAAAAACTTTAGGGCTATGGAGAATCAGGTTCAAATTGGGTAATAACTACCCTCATTTTCTAGCTGTGAATGACTCCACAAAAGCCTGGGAAACACATCTGTGCATTTATGGTTCTTGGTCAGTGCCAATGTGGACTGTAGGACTGCCAATGTTCCAACCATCTTCCTTAGTTGGGTCTTTAGCAGTGGCTTGATATGCAGAAATTAGCAGGTGAAGCTTCTCATATTTTGGAGATGAAGATTATCCTCTGCTAATTGTGGCAAAGAGAAGAGAAATCCAACGCAGGATAAATTTACAGTCAGGGCTCAATACACCGCGTAAGCTAGTTGAATCCTGAGGTTAGAGTACATTTCTCTTCCACTAGCTGCTGTTCAGGCCAAGCTATAGAGGTTGAAAAATTGGCTGCCCTCATGGACTGTGGTTAGCACTTGGCCACAGCTCTCCGCTTTGAAAAAGTTCATCTGCCAGTGGCGGGATTTGGCATGCAGGAAAAGGAAGTTTAACGTTCCAGTTAGCTTAATATTGTTTCTCTAAGCAGTGCCCAAGGAATGCTGAGAAAGCATTTATCTTCCCAGGGACACACACAGAAGGAGTCTGCATCGAAAGAGTACAATGCAGTCCATTCAGCTGCAtttaaggtggggagggggagaccacTCCCCAAATGTTTCATCCACTGTAGGCCcactcctggtttttttttttttttagcaacacTTAAAGGAAATGGGTTGATCCCTAGTGCAGGTCTGTGTCTGGCAGAGCTGTGAATACAATGATCTTGCATTTGCTGGGGTGCGGGAGGGGAAAGTTGGACACCTTAACTTTTCCCCCAGCCTCATTATTACGAACTTCTACAGCACCCTTACCCAAACTGGAGAGCAAGAGGTCTGGAATGTAGCTGTATAACTTTCCcatgcagccattttgttacAATGAAGCAACACACTGCTCACCATGTATATATCTCATGTGCAAAATTAATATCAGCAATTACCTTGCAGAGAAGGGGACCAGCAGGGGAGGGTGCAGAAACTCTGGTCCACCACCCCCACCTCCTCCAGCAGGAAGTCTTTGCCTGGCGTCTGAGGGCAGCTTCTCCTGCTGCAACTCATTACAAAACTGTGCTCTAACAGAACTACTAGCGTGGGCGCTAAAACAACAGAACCTCTAacaaagtgagctctggctcacaaaagcttacagATAAGGACATAAGACAACCCTTGCTAGATCAGAGCATCTActccagcttcctgtttcacacagtggctaaccggctgccctggaggaccaacaaacaaggcacagaaaccaaggccttcccctgatgttgctgtCTAGCACAGGTATTCACAGGTTTGCTGCTTCTGACtttggaggttctctttagtctctatggctagtagccattgatggacctattatCCATGGAtctttctaatccccttttaaagccatctatgctagtGGCTATCGCTATGCCccagcagcaaattccacaatttagTTACTCGTCCAGTAAAAAAGTACATCCTTTTCTGCATCCATTGCctatcaatttcattgggtgctccCGAGTTTTAATATTATAGGAAAAACGTTCTCTCTTTTCTCCAcctcatgcattattttataaacctttgAAACTGAAAAATCCAAGATTCTTTATCCATTCCTCATAGCAAAGGTTCTCCACCCCCTTAATCATGCTGGATGTCCTCATCTGCACTTGTCCCAGCTGTGCAATGTCTTTGTTTCAGCTACAGCAACCAGAACTCTTACACTGGCTGCACCATCGATCTGTATAAAGGCAGATGGGACATTTTATTTTCAACCTTttccctaataatccccagcatggagtttgcctttttcactgctgccataCACTGAGCTGACATTTCTGTTGGGGCAACAAGACTCTTTTCTATTTTGGCTGCAGACCcagggagccactatttgccATGTTAAGGACACTTGCATGTACTGATTAGCTACATATAAATTTCCCCAGCGGGGCAAATAGTGCCCCACAGAGctttttcaggtcagaaaaactgCTCAGGGCAGAAGATTTAAGCTCTCTCCCTCAATATACTGTGACTTGATCCATGCACCTGGGAATTTAATTCTGAGCACAGAACATATCTGGACTTTGTTACATCATGTCTGATTAATGTGGAGCCACTCCTCCTGGAGTAATGTGTACGTTACTTCTCTGTGTACGTTTGATACAAAACTGCTCAAAAGAGAAATGCTCActgaaatgcaggagaggagCTCCTCCGAGCAGGGGCATTCTGCAGTGTGAGCagagttgccaacagcctgggggAAATtggtcctgcccctttaatgcaGGCTTCATAGGATGCTATTCATCagttgatgttatttaccttcataCCAGAAAAGAGTCCCCCAcctatttctacacattaagcctctactaaagggacatttcatttttctccaggttgttgacaGCCCTAAGTGTGAGCAGTGGGAAGTGGGATCAGATCAATGGAGAAGCTCCAAAAACACACTTTAGTAAGAATAGAAACAAAAGAGGAAGCGTTATAGTATTGCTTCTGCCCTATCCATAAAACAGTCCAGTACACCCCAGCCTACGGGTAACGAAACCCAAGAACTGTATTTAAAACATGAAACGTGTCCTTGACATTGTTGCTGTTGGAAAAAGCTGTTGTGTACATGTAATATATCTTGTTACAGACTTCTCTGAGCAGCAGGAAATTCTGGGGCAGCACTAGCTGGGTTGGTTCCTTTCAGAGAACAGAGTACTAGAGACTTACGGAGGTTCGGTAATATTTGTTGTATATACAATATTGTTAGTAGGACACATGAAGGGCTGCCAAAAAGTCTGGAGAAAAATCAGTGCCTTGATGGGGAAGGCATTCCTACTGGTCATGTAGATTTTAGGAGATAATCCTAGGGTTGGAGAAGACTGTCCTATCCCTTTAATTGAGGcataatatgtggaaatgggcttttcatggcatggaggtaaagaaCATCACCTGGTATTTGCTGCAGACCAAActgttattaaagggacagcGAGAGGGACCAGGCTAAAAGGGTGACAGTCCCCAGGTTTGCTAACCGCAGGttaaaaaatgccctgtccctttttgGAATATTAACTACCAGGTGGTGTTATTATATTCCATGGTATGAAAAAGTCAACTGTTCATTTCCACACACTAAGCcatgacatttttctccagggctgttggcaatagggttgccaggtccctctttgccaccagtgggaggttttttgggcggagactgagtagagcagagtttggggagaggagggacttcaatgccatagagtcaaattgtaaaactgtattggctggagatcagttgtaatagcaggagatctccagctagtacctggaggtcagcaaccaaaataaacacctctgcaccagtACCAAAGGTAAGaaagttagtacctggaggtcggcaaccctagatgacCCTCCAAATTACAACCATCTCAATATGTCATTTCATAGGATTACATGTTGGATAAACACATCAGAGGAAGCTGATAGTGGATAGAAATAAAAAGGGCTGAAAAGTTCCAGCTGAAAAACTTCCTgaggtcatttatttatttatttacttgatttatatcctgcctttctccccaatcggaacccaaagcagcttagatcattcttttttcctccattttatccccacaataaccctgttaggctgagagtgtattactgacccaaggtcgcccaacaagcttccatagcagagtaaggattcaaacctgggttttgcagatcctagtccaacactttaaccactacaccgcactggctgtataaacaattttttttcataCATTTCTAGTGCCCATCATGAGCAGTCCTCTAAGGCTGCAATTTTACGCTCATTTATATGGGTGAAAACTCCATCAGACTGAGTGGGAGACTCAACTGGCCTGTCTAACTTTCAGATGACCACACTTCCAATCTGAAGCACATATACAGgcggagtatcccttatccagacatcccatatctggactgatctgaaaactggacccttccagccgtaggctgaccatacgtaccgttttgaaAGGGACAGTCCCGTTATCATATTTccctgtctttttaattaaaatgtcaactttgtcccgttttgcacctcattacacttccaacatttgttttcttcagttctgacatttcttctGATGCATACAGGCATGGCtaggtaaattctcatagaaaatgTACTCCGATTGGGTTACattattacataacccctgtcctgtttttgccatcccaatgtcccgtttttgtctcaaggaaatatggtcagcctatccagccggcatgcaggcagatccatgctgcctgctttcaatgcttCCTCtaaattaaagaaataaaatacagtgtacactgcattgtaggtggagactaaAAGcttgccattgttagtttgtggtttgctgttgctcttgtttaacagctgatacaggtattctggtgagatagttacacctttgctttctgatggttcaatgtacacaaaattatttaaaatattgtttaaaattacatttaggctgtatataaagtatacataaaacataaatgaatttgggttccATCTCCCcaggatatctcattatgtaattgcaaaaattccaaaatacggaaagatccgaaatacagaccacttctggtcccaagcagtccggataagggatactcagcctgtacttGTGATTcctgctggactcaatggcagTTCTCGTCACCATAGACACTGTATTGGGTTGTAAACATCTGAAGCAGGCAATCATTTggaatggggggtgggcaggGCAGCTGGAGGAGTACAGGGGAAAggactgagctccctcctctgtAACAACTTGCTCCAGTGcacgtttactcagaagcaagccctATCCCTATCAACAGGGCTGATTATCAGAGTCTGCAGAAGCCTGAATCTCCTTTTGTTGGGGTTTCCCTGGAGTAGATTGCATGCAGTTAGGCTTTGAACTCTCTGCCTTAGTCTGGAATTTCATTTCCTCAGAAGCAAGCTCCGTTGACTTTAATAGGGTCCACTGGCGAGTAAAGCGTGCCAAGGATGGAATCCTTGGTCTCATTTGCTTAAGCAGGTCGAAGACAGCCGTGTCGGTTCATATTAAAATTCCCGGACAGCAGCAGCGTAAATATTAGGACCACAACCAAAATAAATGAACAAGCGCCCACTCTTTCCCCAGTTCTTCACTTAGTTACCCTGGAAACAACAgcctgattaaaaaaacaacaacaacagttcttGCTCGCGAACGTGGTCGGTCCCCTTTGAAAAGTTTGTTCAAAGGCAATCGATGACCGCCACTAGAGGGCGCTGCGCTACGAACCCAGATTCCCTCCCTCCACCTCTCCGTTCGTCTCTGAAACGCGTGGCGAAGTGGTTTGGGCCTCGGAAGCTGCCGTAAGGGGAAGGAAGCGCGGTCACCATGGCGCTGGGCTCAGAGACGCTGTCGGAGAGGTCGGTGCAGCTCGCCGTGCTGTTGGCCTTCGCTTCGGGGGTGCTGGTGGGCTGGCAGGCAAACAGGATGCGGAGGCGCTACCTGGATTGGAGGAAGCGGCGACTGCAGGACCAGCTGTCGGCCACGCAGAAGAAACTGGACCTGTCCTGAACCAGTGAAGAGGTGACGGACGGTGGCTGCGAAGGGTCACGTTCTCTGTCTGGGGGTTTATTTCTAGCAAGCGCGGCTGGACGGCCCCTAGCTTTCTGTACTTTCTttagtagagcaggggtggggaaccttttttccgccaagggccatttggatatttgtaacattattcgcgggccattcgccacttccgcccccagccctcttgtagtacagagggaatacttttctccatggcccgggcgagaaagggttaacacagtttcttgggcggtcctagcagctccatagctaacgactcttctgcaaggggggggggaaggttccttttcttgccaaaacaaactcacatctgccttgaatagaggctattcctgtctgcgggagggggcggatcgccagtcttaaatccttctgagctagagatctgccaggacccatgaagggccagaccaaatgacttcgcgggccttatacgcccccgggcctgacgttccccacccctgtagtaGAGGGTTCATCTGTAGTAGCCAGCATGGAACTAAACTATCCGGATGATTCCCGGATAATTGCTCTGAATCAAAGTGCTGTTGGGGGCAGCTGCAGGGAGAAGCTTAGCAAGAGCCTTGTGGTATCTTCGGTCTGGTTTGGACATGCAGTGGAATGAAGTGGCAGAATGCTGGGGTAGCAGAGGGGATTtgcactactgaaaaagcccctGGGGGTGCAGGGGTGGGTGACTACTGCCAGAGGACTGGAGCAAGGGAACTACAAGGAAACCTGCCGCGTGGAAGCGCTGCTGCATTGTATTGACAGCCACAGCAACAACCAGGAAACAATAAAAGTTTGgcccccatgtggaaaacaccacTGTCTCCCTACATTTTGTTAAGCTGACAGAAGCAAACAACTGACTGGAAATTCAGCCCAAATACTGTTATATTTAATACCTGCAACCTGTCTTTAAAAGTTATTTCTTTACTGCCAGATCCTGTGACTCGCTTAAGAAAATAATACCGTATGGTTTGACATCGCCCTGATCCACAGGGCTGTCCAACAAGACTTCTGGTTCCCCTCTGCCCTTGTGCTTCCTGAGAAGCTGCCCCTTGAACTGGAGGGTGCTTCCAGGGAGACCTCCACACCACAGCATAAGGACTTGCTGCTTTGCATAAGGGAAGAAATGCTAGACGTGCTGTGTGTGCCCAAAGTTTTGCAGGCCCTAAGACTATGCCTGCCTCTTGTCCTTCCTGGTTCCTTGATCATCTAGAAAAATAATTAACTTCTTTGGGGTacaatttctctttcttttattcATCAGACCTGTGTGAAGAGATTGTGATGGAAGCAAACTCTTAACTATTTTGAAAATATGAATTATTTTAATGGACTAGTTTTATTTGTTTCTGTGGTATCCTTTATGACTGTTTAAAAGAAACCATTAGAAAACACCAAAGGCACTGGATTGTTCTTTTAAGAAATCCCACAGGCCTTTGGCGAGCATGTACTTAATTGGGAGACAATGCAGCTTCCCTGCAGCGGTTCATCTATTAGCTGGGTATAGATCAGTAGTTCAGAACCATTTGGGCCTGGCTGTCAGAAAACATGCCAACTTGATCAGACCATAGTAGAGGCAAGCTGAGCCCCAGCCATGCAGCCAGTGCATCAGGAGCTTGCCTTGGTTGCTTGGGGGTGAACTGGCCCAGTGATGCTGTTTCTCGGCGCACATGCCAGGGTTCTCTACCCTGGCCCTGCTTATTCTTCCCCTTGCTTCTGTAACCATAAAACTAACTTATTACAGTAATGATTTCCTCTGGCCTGGGGCCCATCTTTGCTGGTATTTTCAGTTATAATGGTTCAGCAAAATCCTTTTTCTTTgatctccccacccctgctttctcAAACTTCTTTTCAGACTTTGAGAAAAAAActgattttttgtttattttctctTTCAGACAAAAATGGAAACTGGGAGAAGCACTAGGATGAAGTCCTGTTGCGTTTTGAACTCTATGAATTGACTTGACCGTGCTCTTGTATACTCCCATGCACTCGTTCTGGAAAGAAACATTGATGGAATTACTTTTAATCTGTCATTCAGATGGACATTTTTGCAGAGGCATCAGTCTAACACATGTGGAAAGGAAGTGTTGAATTAGTTACCTTCTTCAATTGTGTAAATTTGTCAAGTGCCAAGCATAGATGAATTATTTCCTGGTGTGACACTTGATGACCCATGAAGGCTGAATCAGGATGCTATGTACGACTGAATAAAATGCTATTTTATGAAGTTACTCTGACTAAATTGTGCTAAGTTATCTTCTTGGGTTGTGAGCCTGCAGACACCTAGTCCCTTTTATTTGCAAAAACCTATATGTTTACAAATACAGTATTTTGGTCTGCACTAGGTATGTTTTCTTCACCGTCTTATAGAGCTTTCAATAATTGTTATGAACATATCATTAATTTAGTATAGTGCAGCTTGGCCATTTGCTCTGGGTTCGATGCTGTtgggaaacaattttttttcttacttCCCCACATCATTGTGGTACATTCCTGGGCCTTCTGGGGTTTCTCTGGCTTTGGCCTGATCTTTCTCCAACCTGCTTTGCTGGAAAGATCATGGTAAGGTCTGGACAACTGCTGGGTgtgggaaagttcagattttcccaCCTAAATGGtagctacagtgagggaaaaaagtatttgatcccctgctgaatttgcccgtttgccctctgacgaagaaatgaccagtccataattttaatggtaggtttattgtagctgtgagagacagaataacaacaggaaaaaccccaggaacccaaaagacaaaagtcagagattgatgtgcattataatgagtgaaataagtatttgatccctttgaaAAAGATGACAGtgcttggtggcaaaacccttgttggcaattacagaggtcagacgtttcttgtaggtggccaccaggtttgcacacatctcaggaggtattttgtcccactcctctttgcagatcctctccaagtcagtaaaatttcgaggctgatgtgtagctacttgaaccttcagctccctccacagattttcaatgggattaaggtctggagactggctaggccactccaggaccttaatgtgcttcttcttgagccactcctttgttgccttggccatgtgttttgggtcattgtcatgctggaatacccatcctcgacccattttcaatgccctggctgagggaaggaggtgctcacccaagatttgacgatacatggtcccgtccatcgttgAACCCAGAGGCACTTGCAATCTGAGCTGAAGAACATAAATGTGGAGGTAAATCCTGTTGTAATTTGGAGATATAATGTGCTTTGAAGAGCACCAGGACTCTCCTGGGATCCTGATGGTGCTTTTTCTGGCCTCTAGGAATGCAAGCAGCTATCAGGTTAGTGGAGCAGAGATGTGTCTCTGCAGAGAGATAACTATTTGCTGTGTctgccaggaagggcaagatgaATAGCTGTTCTAAAACATGATCTAGGTATTGAGATGTGTGGGATGTGGGCCCTTTGTTGATTGGGAGATTGGGGTTCACCTTCCCAGGTGAGGGTGAATTCCTAAATCTGCAATGGGTGAGTGTCTTCCTGCCAGCAAAGGCAAGAAGAGTTAAAAATTGCTAACAAGCCTGGAGTGATATGGCCCCTGGCCTATGGTCGACTACGGTCAACATTCTGTCTGCAGCATTCTGTTCCacctgtagcttccagacagtcttcaagtgCAGTTCCAcacagagtgcattacagtattcTATTCTAATGTTACCaaggcatgtaccacagtggcaagatcctttctacccaggaagggctgcagctggctcaccagccaaagctgcagGAAGGCACTCCCGGCCACTGCTGCCAACTGTTTATCCAGCAGGAGGCCTGGGTCAGGAGCATGCCCATGCTAATACATCAAACAATAATAGAAAATACTcccctcacatagggttgccaacctccaggtgggccctggagtgcTCCCAGAATTctaactgatctctaggctatagagatcagttcccctggagaaaatggctctgtggcattctaccctgctgaggtctctctccaggttccaccccaaaatctccaggtgtttcccaacttggagctggcaatcctaaattatAGTACTAATTTAGAttctaagatcaagttaattcatactatggtattcccCATCACtataccatgtatgggtgtgaaagttggacagtgaagaaagctgacaggaagaaagttgattcatttcaaatgtggtattggaggaaagTTTTGCAAATACTGTGGAACAACAAAacgacaaataagtgggttctacatcaaatcaattTTTCCTAGAAGCTACaattggtcacgttatgagatgacaagaatcAATGGGAAAAACaatactgctaggaaaagttggaagacaacagaaaaagaagacccaacatgagaaggattgagtcaataaaggaagccctggcACTCAATTTACAAGACCTTTGCAAGGCTTTTAACAATAGGACGCTTTGGAGGCCATTCagtcatggggtcgccataaatcgg encodes the following:
- the MTLN gene encoding mitoregulin, translated to MALGSETLSERSVQLAVLLAFASGVLVGWQANRMRRRYLDWRKRRLQDQLSATQKKLDLS